In Massilia forsythiae, one DNA window encodes the following:
- a CDS encoding replicative DNA helicase, whose translation MNTPADPQIESLRIPPHSIEAEQSVIGGLLRDNAAWDRIADFMHAEDFYRYDHRIIFEQMVRLINSGKPADVITVYEALVQLGKADDVGGLQYLNAMAQNTPSAANIRRYAEIVRDRGVLRQLITVADEVSGKAFNPQGAEVKQILDEAESRIFAIAEQGARGAQGWLAVQPLLTQVVERIDELYSRENQGEITGVPTGFIDLDRMTSGLQAGDLVIVAGRPSMGKTAFSVNIGENVAIEAGLPVAIFSMEMGGTQLAMRMLGSVGQLDQHRLRTGKLNDEDWPRLTHAIQKMNDAQVFIDETPALNPIEMRARARRLARQCGKLGLIIVDYLQLMQGSKPGDNRASEISEISRSLKGLAKELGCPVIALSQLNRSLEQRPNKRPVMSDLRESGAIEQDADVIIFLYRDEVYNPDSPDKGTAEIIIGKQRNGPIGAIRLTWMGMYTKFGNYSGSLSIYQGD comes from the coding sequence ATGAACACCCCAGCAGACCCGCAGATCGAGTCGCTCCGCATTCCCCCGCATTCCATCGAAGCAGAACAGTCCGTCATCGGCGGCCTACTGCGCGATAATGCGGCGTGGGACCGCATCGCCGACTTCATGCATGCGGAGGATTTCTACCGCTACGACCACCGGATCATCTTCGAACAGATGGTCCGCCTGATCAACTCGGGCAAACCGGCCGACGTGATCACCGTCTATGAGGCGCTGGTCCAGCTCGGCAAGGCCGACGACGTGGGCGGCCTCCAGTACCTGAATGCGATGGCGCAGAACACGCCGTCCGCCGCCAACATCCGCCGCTACGCCGAGATCGTGCGCGACCGCGGCGTGCTGCGCCAGCTCATCACCGTCGCCGACGAAGTCTCGGGCAAGGCCTTCAATCCGCAGGGCGCCGAGGTCAAGCAGATCCTCGACGAGGCCGAGTCGCGCATCTTCGCGATCGCCGAGCAGGGCGCGCGCGGCGCCCAGGGCTGGCTGGCGGTGCAGCCGCTCCTGACCCAGGTGGTGGAGCGCATCGACGAACTGTACAGCCGCGAAAACCAGGGCGAGATCACCGGCGTGCCGACCGGCTTCATCGACCTCGACCGCATGACCTCCGGCCTGCAGGCGGGCGACCTGGTGATCGTGGCCGGCCGTCCGTCGATGGGCAAGACCGCGTTTTCCGTCAACATCGGCGAGAACGTGGCGATCGAGGCCGGCTTGCCGGTGGCGATCTTTTCGATGGAGATGGGCGGCACGCAGCTCGCCATGCGTATGCTCGGCTCGGTCGGCCAGCTCGACCAGCACCGCCTGCGCACCGGCAAGCTGAACGACGAGGACTGGCCGCGCCTGACGCACGCGATCCAGAAGATGAACGATGCGCAGGTCTTCATCGACGAGACCCCGGCGCTGAACCCGATCGAGATGCGCGCGCGCGCGCGCCGCCTGGCGCGCCAGTGCGGCAAGCTCGGCCTGATCATCGTCGATTACCTGCAGCTGATGCAGGGTTCCAAGCCGGGCGACAACCGCGCCTCCGAGATTTCGGAAATCTCGCGCAGCCTGAAGGGCCTGGCCAAGGAACTCGGCTGCCCGGTGATCGCGCTGTCGCAGCTGAACCGCTCGCTGGAACAGCGCCCCAACAAGCGTCCGGTGATGTCCGACCTGCGCGAATCGGGCGCGATCGAGCAGGACGCCGACGTCATCATCTTTCTGTACCGCGACGAAGTCTACAACCCCGACTCGCCCGACAAGGGCACCGCCGAGATCATCATCGGCAAGCAGCGTAACGGCCCGATCGGCGCCATTCGCCTGACCTGGATGGGCATGTACACCAAGTTCGGCAACTACAGCGGTAGCCTGTCTATATACCAGGGCGATTGA
- a CDS encoding aldo/keto reductase family oxidoreductase has product MTRLERAGTWMLGERRVKRLGYGAMQLAGPGVFGPPRDPEQARAVLRAALEGGVDHIDTSDFYGPHVTNRLIREALQPYPAGLTLVTKIGARRDAQGAWLPACSAQALTAAVHDNLRHLGLDALDVVNLRSMLSVHGPVEGSLEEPLAALAELRRQGLVRHIGLSNVTPAQVRQARRMVPIVCVQNQYNLAHRSDDALIDELAGEGIAYVPFFPLGGFSPLQSETLSAVAAQLEATPMQVAIAWLLRRSPNILVIPGTASLAHLRENLAAADLVLPDAAYARLERMAVAGQESSTSSPS; this is encoded by the coding sequence ATGACCCGACTCGAACGCGCCGGCACCTGGATGCTCGGCGAGCGCCGCGTCAAGCGCCTCGGCTACGGCGCCATGCAACTGGCCGGCCCGGGCGTCTTCGGCCCGCCGCGCGACCCGGAACAGGCGCGCGCCGTGCTGCGCGCGGCGCTGGAGGGCGGCGTCGACCACATCGACACGTCGGACTTCTACGGGCCGCACGTCACCAACCGCTTGATCCGGGAAGCGCTGCAGCCGTATCCGGCCGGGCTGACGCTGGTCACCAAGATCGGCGCGCGCCGCGACGCCCAGGGCGCCTGGCTGCCGGCCTGCTCGGCGCAGGCATTGACCGCGGCGGTGCACGACAACCTGCGCCACCTCGGCCTGGACGCGCTGGACGTGGTCAACCTGCGCAGCATGCTGAGCGTGCACGGTCCGGTGGAAGGCTCATTGGAAGAACCGCTGGCGGCGCTGGCCGAACTGCGCCGCCAGGGGCTGGTGCGCCATATCGGCTTGAGCAACGTGACGCCGGCGCAGGTGCGGCAGGCGCGGCGCATGGTGCCGATCGTCTGCGTGCAGAACCAGTACAACCTGGCGCACCGCAGCGACGACGCGCTGATCGACGAACTGGCCGGGGAGGGCATCGCCTACGTGCCGTTCTTCCCGCTCGGCGGCTTTTCGCCGCTGCAATCGGAGACGCTGTCGGCCGTGGCGGCGCAGCTGGAAGCGACGCCGATGCAGGTGGCGATCGCCTGGCTGTTGCGGCGTTCGCCCAACATCCTGGTGATACCGGGCACGGCGTCGCTCGCGCACCTGCGCGAAAACCTGGCGGCGGCCGACCTGGTATTGCCCGATGCGGCGTACGCGCGGCTGGAGCGGATGGCGGTGGCCGGTCAGGAGAGCTCGACTTCCAGTCCCTCGTAG
- a CDS encoding inorganic phosphate transporter: MNSLHISIYVLGLLVLLALVFDFMNGFHDAANAIATVVSTGVLKPQTAVAMSAVFNFVAIFTVGLHVAATVGKGTVDPHIVDHYVVFGALVGAIVWNVITWYYGIPSSSSHALIGGLVGAAVAKGGTGALVGGGLLKTVQWIILSPLLGFVLGSLVMLAVSWIFVRTPPRKVDTWFRRLQLVSAAAYSLGHGGNDAQKTIGIIWMLLIVAGASSAGDAAPPMWVIISCYTAISMGTLFGGWRIVRTMGQKITKLKPVGGFCAESGGAITLFIASMIGVPVSTTHTITGAIVGVGSAQKASAVRWGVAGNIVWAWVFTIPASAFMSAIAWWVGTHIL; encoded by the coding sequence ATGAACTCTCTTCACATCAGCATCTACGTGCTGGGCCTGCTCGTCCTTTTAGCGCTGGTCTTCGATTTCATGAACGGCTTCCACGATGCCGCCAACGCGATCGCGACGGTGGTGTCGACCGGGGTGCTGAAACCGCAAACCGCGGTGGCCATGTCGGCGGTGTTCAACTTCGTCGCCATCTTCACGGTCGGCCTGCACGTGGCCGCCACGGTGGGCAAGGGCACCGTCGATCCGCACATCGTCGACCACTACGTGGTGTTCGGCGCGCTGGTCGGCGCCATCGTCTGGAACGTCATCACCTGGTACTACGGCATCCCGTCGTCGTCCTCGCATGCGCTGATCGGCGGCCTGGTCGGCGCCGCGGTGGCCAAGGGCGGCACCGGCGCACTGGTCGGCGGCGGCCTGCTCAAGACCGTGCAGTGGATCATCCTGTCGCCGCTGCTGGGCTTCGTGCTCGGTTCGCTGGTGATGCTGGCGGTGTCGTGGATCTTCGTGCGCACCCCGCCGCGCAAGGTCGACACCTGGTTCCGCCGCCTGCAGCTGGTCTCGGCCGCGGCCTATTCGCTCGGCCACGGCGGCAACGATGCCCAGAAGACCATCGGCATCATCTGGATGCTGCTGATCGTCGCCGGCGCCTCCAGCGCCGGCGACGCCGCGCCGCCGATGTGGGTGATCATTTCCTGCTACACGGCGATCAGCATGGGCACCCTGTTCGGCGGCTGGCGCATCGTGCGCACCATGGGCCAGAAGATCACCAAGCTCAAGCCCGTCGGCGGCTTCTGCGCAGAATCGGGCGGCGCCATCACCCTGTTCATCGCCTCGATGATCGGCGTGCCGGTGTCCACCACCCACACCATCACCGGCGCCATCGTCGGCGTGGGCTCGGCGCAAAAGGCCTCGGCGGTGCGCTGGGGCGTGGCCGGCAACATCGTGTGGGCGTGGGTCTTCACGATCCCGGCGTCGGCGTTCATGTCGGCGATCGCGTGGTGGGTGGGTACGCACATCCTGTAA
- the pulA gene encoding pullulanase-type alpha-1,6-glucosidase yields the protein MTSRPRLAATLCSMPLLAMLLAGCGAGDATQQGAQSGSRQLAVSTSVAAAAAAVAPGTIRMHFHRVENDAAQWGVYSWDGPQTPSSAWITDRFLFSGTDAFGGYVDIPLAAGKTSISFLVTDGYGTKNCAADQNVRLNGDIATRGQEIWMLEGDCATYDAAPALTYGNLGNASAYWLSAATLAWPGAATSGSYKLFYASNGGLNANAGGVTGADGSVDLRIGTLPEAIRQKFPHLTGATGLSLSAKDAAAVAQLASSQFAIAQYDSAGNLMKITSLQSAGMLDDVFAARAVNAQLGVTFNAAGVPTFRVWAPTAKSVALNVYANATAGATATVPMTRDAASGVWSYTAPNNAWTNKAYYTYTVNVLSRWADNKVVANTVTDPYSLSVSANSTRSFVANLDSAALKPFGWDVQTIPALAHPTDIALYELHIRDFSASDSTVPAAHRGKYLAFTDTRSDGMRHLKSLAKAGMTHVHLLPSFDFASVDEAKCSVPSIPNAGPDSSAQQAAVAAVQDSDCFNWGYDPVHYNTPEGSYATDAGDGAVRVREFREMVQGLHDADLRVTMDVVYNHTSQSQQGPLSVLDRIVPTYYYRLNPNGGILNDSCCADTAQETTMMGKLMIDSVSMWAKQYKVDSFRFDIMGLSPLDLIKRLQADVNKAAGRDIYLYGEAWNFGAVANDARFVQARQANMYGTGIGSFNDRMRDSVRGGGCCDNGDALFTQQGFINGVWYDPNGKASQTRDDALRLADMVRVALSGTLRDYRFLDRTGAVKSNAEIDYFGQKAGFAANPAETINYIEAHDNQTLFDIDAFRLPQTTSLADRVRVQNLGTAINLLAQGIPFTHAGQEILRSKSLDRDSYNAGDWFNRLDYSYASNNFGVGLPLQNTNGDNWPIMAPLLANPLIKPDSRAIVQARDVFEDFLAIRKDTTLFRLRTAQDVNERLKFYNVGPNQVPGLVVMGIDGSQPRSYAGNEFARVVVLFNVDKTAKTFAIPELKGKKLALHSIQRRGSDDVVKSSSYDRTSGSFSVPARTAAVFVQND from the coding sequence TTGACTTCACGGCCACGCCTGGCCGCGACCCTGTGCAGCATGCCGCTGCTGGCCATGCTGCTCGCCGGCTGCGGGGCCGGCGATGCCACCCAGCAGGGCGCCCAGTCCGGATCGCGCCAGCTGGCCGTCAGCACGAGCGTGGCCGCGGCCGCGGCAGCGGTGGCGCCCGGCACCATCCGCATGCACTTCCACCGTGTCGAGAACGATGCCGCCCAGTGGGGCGTGTATTCCTGGGACGGCCCGCAAACGCCGAGTTCGGCCTGGATCACCGACCGCTTCCTGTTCAGCGGCACCGACGCCTTCGGCGGCTACGTCGACATCCCGCTGGCGGCCGGCAAGACGTCCATTTCGTTCCTGGTCACGGATGGCTACGGCACCAAGAACTGCGCGGCCGACCAGAACGTGCGCCTGAACGGCGACATCGCCACCCGCGGCCAGGAAATCTGGATGCTGGAAGGCGATTGCGCCACCTACGATGCGGCGCCGGCGCTCACCTACGGCAACCTGGGCAACGCCAGCGCCTACTGGCTGTCGGCCGCCACGCTGGCCTGGCCGGGCGCCGCCACCAGCGGCAGCTACAAGCTGTTCTACGCCTCCAACGGCGGCCTGAACGCGAATGCCGGCGGCGTCACCGGCGCGGACGGCAGCGTCGATTTGCGCATCGGGACGCTGCCGGAAGCGATCCGCCAGAAGTTCCCGCACCTGACCGGCGCCACCGGCCTGAGCCTGTCGGCCAAGGACGCCGCCGCCGTGGCGCAGCTGGCGAGCAGCCAGTTCGCGATCGCCCAGTACGACAGCGCCGGTAACCTGATGAAGATCACCTCGCTGCAGAGCGCCGGCATGCTGGACGACGTGTTCGCCGCCAGGGCGGTGAACGCCCAGCTCGGCGTGACCTTCAATGCCGCCGGCGTGCCGACCTTCCGCGTCTGGGCGCCGACCGCCAAGTCGGTGGCGCTGAACGTGTACGCCAACGCCACCGCGGGCGCCACCGCCACGGTGCCGATGACGCGCGACGCCGCCAGCGGCGTGTGGAGCTACACCGCGCCCAACAATGCCTGGACCAACAAGGCCTACTACACCTACACGGTGAACGTGCTGTCGCGCTGGGCCGACAACAAGGTCGTCGCCAACACCGTCACCGATCCGTATTCGCTGAGCGTGAGCGCCAACAGCACGCGCAGCTTCGTCGCCAACCTGGACAGCGCCGCATTGAAGCCGTTCGGCTGGGACGTGCAGACCATTCCCGCGCTGGCGCATCCGACCGACATCGCCCTGTACGAGCTGCACATCCGCGACTTCTCGGCCTCCGACAGCACGGTGCCGGCGGCGCACCGCGGCAAGTACCTGGCCTTTACCGACACCCGCTCGGACGGCATGCGCCATCTGAAATCGCTGGCCAAGGCCGGCATGACCCACGTGCACCTGCTGCCGAGCTTCGACTTCGCCAGCGTCGACGAAGCCAAGTGCAGCGTGCCGAGCATCCCGAACGCGGGGCCGGATTCGAGCGCCCAGCAGGCGGCGGTGGCGGCGGTGCAGGACAGCGATTGCTTCAACTGGGGCTACGACCCGGTGCACTACAACACGCCGGAAGGCAGCTACGCCACCGATGCCGGCGACGGCGCCGTGCGGGTGCGCGAGTTCCGCGAAATGGTGCAGGGCCTGCACGACGCCGACCTGCGCGTGACCATGGACGTGGTGTACAACCACACCAGCCAGTCGCAGCAGGGCCCGCTGTCGGTGCTGGACCGCATCGTCCCGACGTATTACTACCGCCTGAATCCGAACGGCGGCATCCTGAACGACAGCTGCTGCGCCGACACCGCGCAGGAAACCACGATGATGGGCAAGCTGATGATCGATTCGGTGTCGATGTGGGCCAAGCAGTACAAGGTCGACAGCTTCCGCTTCGACATCATGGGCTTGAGTCCGCTGGACCTGATCAAGCGCCTGCAGGCGGACGTCAACAAGGCGGCCGGCCGCGACATCTACCTGTACGGCGAAGCCTGGAACTTCGGCGCCGTTGCCAACGACGCCCGCTTCGTGCAGGCGCGCCAGGCCAACATGTACGGCACCGGCATCGGTTCGTTCAACGACCGCATGCGCGACTCGGTCCGCGGCGGCGGCTGCTGCGACAACGGCGACGCGCTGTTCACCCAGCAGGGCTTCATCAACGGCGTGTGGTACGACCCGAACGGCAAGGCCAGCCAGACCCGCGACGACGCGCTGCGCCTGGCGGACATGGTGCGCGTGGCCCTGTCCGGCACGCTGCGCGACTACCGTTTCCTAGATCGCACCGGCGCCGTGAAAAGCAACGCCGAGATCGACTACTTCGGCCAGAAGGCCGGCTTCGCCGCCAACCCGGCCGAGACCATCAACTACATCGAGGCGCACGACAACCAGACCCTGTTCGACATCGACGCCTTCCGCCTGCCGCAGACGACCTCGCTGGCCGACCGGGTGCGCGTGCAGAACCTGGGCACGGCCATTAACCTGCTGGCGCAGGGCATTCCGTTCACCCATGCCGGCCAGGAAATCCTGCGTTCCAAGTCGCTCGACCGCGACAGCTACAACGCCGGCGACTGGTTCAACCGCCTGGACTACAGCTACGCGTCGAACAACTTCGGCGTCGGCCTGCCGCTGCAGAACACCAACGGCGACAACTGGCCGATCATGGCGCCGCTGCTGGCCAATCCGCTGATCAAGCCGGACAGCCGCGCCATCGTCCAGGCGCGCGACGTGTTCGAGGACTTCCTGGCGATCCGCAAGGACACCACGCTGTTCCGCCTGCGCACCGCGCAGGACGTCAACGAGCGCCTGAAGTTCTACAACGTCGGACCGAATCAGGTGCCGGGCCTGGTGGTGATGGGTATCGACGGCAGCCAGCCGCGCAGCTACGCCGGCAACGAGTTCGCCCGCGTGGTGGTGCTGTTCAACGTCGACAAGACCGCCAAGACCTTCGCCATCCCCGAGCTGAAGGGCAAGAAGCTGGCGCTGCACAGCATCCAGCGCCGCGGCAGCGACGATGTGGTGAAATCGTCCAGCTACGACCGCACCAGCGGCAGCTTCAGCGTGCCGGCGCGTACCGCGGCGGTGTTCGTGCAGAACGATTGA
- a CDS encoding MBL fold metallo-hydrolase, producing MKFRFWGVRGSIPSPGPRTVRHGGNTTCIEVRTGGGTLIVLDAGTGLYPLAQDLMARRTAGTGIDADIFISHSHWDHIHGLPFFIPLFVKGSRVCLHGPRDAASGSGIERVMAVQLQNSYFPVSEERMAASISYRTLEAGEQHTVGDAVVDSVVMNHPVANLGYRIACGGKSLFFTGDHEPFSNPHAPGAPGHAAAQQEIARRQAEIDRAMQGVDALIVDCSYTLEEYPAKQGWGHGTFDAALEMALRVGARTLYCTHHEPTRADDELEAVFAQALARFAGRLEHLAVVLAYEGLEVELS from the coding sequence ATGAAATTCCGATTCTGGGGCGTGCGGGGGTCGATCCCGTCCCCCGGGCCGCGCACCGTGCGCCACGGCGGCAACACCACCTGCATCGAAGTACGCACCGGCGGCGGCACCCTGATCGTGCTGGACGCGGGCACCGGCCTGTACCCGCTGGCGCAGGACCTGATGGCGCGCCGCACCGCAGGCACCGGCATCGATGCCGACATCTTCATCTCGCACAGCCACTGGGACCACATCCACGGCCTGCCCTTCTTCATCCCGTTGTTCGTCAAGGGCAGCCGGGTGTGCCTGCACGGGCCGCGCGACGCGGCCAGCGGCAGCGGCATCGAGCGGGTGATGGCGGTGCAGCTGCAGAACAGCTATTTTCCGGTCAGCGAAGAGCGCATGGCCGCCAGCATTTCCTACCGCACGCTGGAAGCCGGCGAGCAGCATACCGTCGGCGATGCCGTGGTCGACAGCGTGGTGATGAACCACCCGGTCGCCAACCTCGGCTACCGCATCGCCTGCGGCGGCAAGTCGCTGTTCTTCACCGGCGACCACGAACCGTTCAGCAACCCGCACGCGCCGGGCGCGCCCGGCCACGCCGCCGCCCAGCAAGAGATCGCGCGCCGTCAGGCCGAGATCGACCGCGCCATGCAGGGCGTGGATGCCTTGATCGTCGATTGCTCGTACACGCTCGAGGAATACCCGGCCAAGCAGGGCTGGGGCCACGGTACCTTCGATGCCGCGCTGGAGATGGCGCTGCGGGTCGGCGCGCGCACGCTGTACTGCACCCACCACGAGCCGACCCGTGCCGACGACGAACTGGAAGCCGTGTTCGCGCAGGCGCTGGCGCGCTTCGCCGGCCGCCTGGAACACCTGGCGGTGGTGCTGGCCTACGAGGGACTGGAAGTCGAGCTCTCCTGA
- a CDS encoding LysR family transcriptional regulator, which produces MDIDLDDLQIFVAVARAGGFREAARARGASPSGLSDAVRRLEQRLGARLLNRTTRSVTPTEAGRTLLERLGPALGEVEAALGAVADAGGQPAGILRLNVPLAASRLVLPDIVPRFLTAYPDITLEVTAEDRFVDVLASGCDAGIRYEEALEQDMIALPIGPRVQRLAAAAAPAYLARHGRPTHPDQLPAHACLAGRFAGGPVVQWQFERAGEVVHVNPRGPLIVRLGITADLAVQAAVAGSGIVYLFEDWLRPYFESGALAPVLEDWWPSISGPWLYYSGRRLVPAPLRAFVDFIKGDAG; this is translated from the coding sequence ATGGACATCGACCTGGACGACTTGCAGATTTTTGTGGCGGTGGCGCGCGCCGGCGGCTTCCGCGAGGCGGCGCGCGCACGCGGCGCCAGCCCCTCGGGCCTGAGCGACGCGGTGCGCCGGCTGGAGCAGCGGCTCGGCGCGCGACTGCTGAACCGCACCACGCGCAGCGTGACGCCGACCGAGGCTGGACGCACGCTGCTGGAACGCCTGGGGCCGGCCCTGGGCGAAGTCGAGGCGGCGCTGGGCGCGGTGGCCGACGCCGGCGGCCAGCCCGCCGGCATCCTGCGCCTGAACGTGCCGCTGGCGGCGTCGCGCCTGGTGCTGCCGGACATCGTGCCGCGCTTCCTGACGGCCTACCCCGACATCACGCTGGAAGTGACGGCGGAAGACCGCTTCGTCGACGTGCTGGCGTCCGGCTGCGACGCCGGCATCCGCTACGAGGAAGCGCTGGAGCAGGACATGATCGCGCTGCCGATTGGCCCGCGCGTGCAGCGCCTGGCGGCGGCCGCGGCGCCGGCCTACCTGGCCCGGCATGGCCGCCCCACCCATCCGGACCAGTTGCCGGCGCACGCCTGCCTGGCCGGGCGCTTCGCCGGCGGCCCGGTGGTGCAGTGGCAGTTCGAGCGCGCCGGCGAGGTGGTGCACGTCAACCCGCGCGGCCCGCTGATCGTGCGCCTGGGCATCACGGCCGACCTGGCGGTGCAGGCCGCGGTGGCCGGCAGCGGTATCGTCTACCTGTTCGAGGACTGGCTGCGCCCGTACTTCGAAAGCGGCGCCCTGGCGCCGGTGCTGGAAGACTGGTGGCCCAGTATTTCCGGCCCCTGGCTGTACTATTCCGGGCGGCGCCTGGTGCCGGCGCCACTGCGCGCCTTCGTCGATTTCATCAAGGGCGACGCTGGCTAG
- a CDS encoding HD family phosphohydrolase gives MQEPTQSPIAERLDLLTEVSLALAGDHDIDAFLERILQAAKNLTNADGGTLYRPSADGRSLCFQFSLNDTLGLRQGGAGGDPVGLSPVPLYDADGGKNLSSVAAYAANLDRSVNIEDVYQAEDFNFSGMRRFDDAFGYHSQSFLTVPMRDHEKELTGVLQLINARDPATGAVRPFSPTDQRFIEALAGQAAVALTNRQLIRQLEHLLESLVNLINIGIDEKSPHTGRHCQFVPELTMMLADAVHATAEGPMAGFRMSEGDRKELWLAGLLHDCGKITTPVHVVDKATKLETIFDRIHLVDARFEVLLRDAEIRMLRARCQPGLGADELAGLDAGLAAEQAKLRADRDFLRHANVGSEGMSVTDQQRVRRIARYRWTGPDGVERDLLDEDEIYNLNIPFGTLTGEERKIINNHIVVTIRMLESLPWPKHLRNVPEYAGGHHERVDGKGYPRGLRRDQMSVQARVMAIADIFEALTAPDRPYKKGKTLSESLHILGKFALNGHIDPDLFDIFVRQKVYAQFSSKFLDPAQVDEVDEAAIPGYRP, from the coding sequence ATGCAAGAGCCAACCCAGTCCCCTATCGCCGAGCGGCTCGACCTCCTCACCGAAGTCAGCCTCGCCCTCGCCGGCGACCACGACATCGACGCCTTCCTCGAGCGCATCCTGCAGGCCGCGAAAAACCTGACCAACGCCGACGGCGGCACCCTGTACCGGCCCAGTGCGGACGGGCGCAGCCTGTGCTTCCAGTTCTCGCTGAACGACACGCTCGGGCTGCGCCAGGGCGGGGCCGGCGGCGATCCGGTCGGCCTGTCGCCGGTACCGCTGTACGATGCCGACGGCGGCAAGAACCTGTCCTCGGTCGCGGCCTACGCGGCCAACCTGGACCGCTCGGTCAACATCGAGGACGTGTACCAGGCCGAGGACTTCAATTTTTCCGGCATGCGCCGCTTCGACGACGCCTTCGGCTACCACTCGCAATCGTTCCTGACCGTGCCGATGCGCGACCACGAGAAGGAACTCACCGGCGTGCTGCAGCTGATCAACGCGCGCGATCCGGCCACCGGTGCGGTGCGCCCGTTCTCGCCCACCGACCAGCGCTTCATCGAGGCGCTGGCGGGGCAGGCCGCGGTGGCGCTGACCAACCGCCAGCTGATCCGCCAGCTGGAACACCTGCTGGAATCGCTGGTCAACCTGATCAACATCGGCATCGACGAAAAGTCGCCGCACACCGGCCGCCATTGCCAGTTCGTGCCGGAACTGACGATGATGCTGGCCGACGCCGTGCACGCCACCGCCGAGGGGCCGATGGCCGGCTTCCGCATGAGCGAGGGCGACCGCAAGGAGTTGTGGCTGGCCGGCCTGCTGCACGATTGCGGCAAGATCACCACCCCGGTGCACGTGGTCGACAAGGCCACCAAGCTGGAAACCATCTTCGACCGCATCCACCTGGTCGATGCGCGCTTCGAGGTCTTGCTGCGCGATGCCGAGATCCGCATGCTGCGCGCGCGCTGCCAGCCGGGCCTCGGCGCCGACGAGCTGGCCGGACTCGACGCCGGCCTGGCCGCGGAACAGGCCAAGCTGCGCGCCGACCGCGACTTCCTGCGCCACGCCAACGTCGGCAGCGAAGGCATGAGCGTCACCGACCAGCAGCGCGTGCGCCGCATCGCGCGCTACCGCTGGACCGGCCCGGACGGCGTCGAGCGCGACCTGCTGGACGAGGACGAGATCTACAACCTGAACATCCCGTTCGGCACCCTGACCGGGGAAGAACGCAAGATCATCAACAACCACATCGTGGTGACCATCCGCATGCTGGAATCGCTGCCCTGGCCGAAGCACCTGCGCAACGTGCCGGAGTACGCCGGCGGCCACCACGAGCGGGTGGACGGCAAGGGCTACCCGCGCGGCTTGAGGCGCGACCAGATGTCGGTGCAGGCGCGGGTGATGGCGATCGCCGACATCTTCGAGGCGCTGACCGCGCCCGACCGCCCCTACAAGAAGGGCAAGACGCTGTCGGAATCACTGCATATCCTCGGCAAGTTCGCCCTCAACGGCCACATCGATCCGGACCTGTTCGACATTTTCGTGCGCCAGAAGGTCTATGCGCAGTTCTCGAGCAAGTTCCTGGACCCGGCGCAGGTGGACGAGGTCGACGAGGCCGCCATTCCCGGCTACCGGCCGTAA
- a CDS encoding DUF47 domain-containing protein — protein MFGRLMPTEGKFFDLFNQHAALCVKGAQEMVGLMTNFDDLENRTHAVESLEKQADKITYATVDLLHKTFITPLDRDDIHKLITRMDDILDMMEDAAQTISLYDLHAVTPEAKRLAELCLACCEKVQQAVGMLNNMDNAQKMVAICEEIDRLESDADHVMRAAMSKLFRDEPDVRNLIKMKAIYEILETVTDRCEDVANIIEGIIVENA, from the coding sequence ATGTTTGGACGCCTGATGCCCACCGAGGGCAAGTTTTTCGACCTGTTCAACCAGCACGCCGCATTGTGCGTGAAGGGCGCGCAAGAGATGGTCGGCCTGATGACCAACTTCGACGACCTCGAAAACCGCACCCACGCCGTGGAAAGCCTCGAAAAACAGGCGGACAAGATCACCTACGCCACCGTCGACCTGCTGCACAAGACCTTCATCACGCCGCTCGACCGTGACGACATCCACAAGCTGATCACGCGCATGGATGACATCCTCGACATGATGGAGGACGCCGCTCAGACCATCTCGCTGTACGACCTGCACGCCGTCACCCCGGAAGCCAAGCGCCTGGCCGAGCTGTGCCTGGCCTGCTGCGAAAAGGTCCAGCAGGCGGTCGGCATGCTCAACAACATGGACAATGCCCAGAAGATGGTCGCGATCTGCGAAGAGATCGACCGCCTGGAATCGGACGCCGACCACGTGATGCGCGCCGCCATGTCCAAGCTGTTCCGCGACGAGCCGGACGTGCGCAACCTGATCAAGATGAAGGCGATCTACGAGATCCTGGAGACCGTCACCGACCGCTGCGAAGACGTCGCCAACATCATCGAAGGCATCATCGTCGAAAACGCGTAA